Proteins co-encoded in one Setaria viridis chromosome 9, Setaria_viridis_v4.0, whole genome shotgun sequence genomic window:
- the LOC117840123 gene encoding AT-hook motif nuclear-localized protein 8 translates to METKDVAPLPATTAAGAAAPVPAPAAQPPPSSMPPPPPQQQQQHPPPPPFAQQQAAPAPSPAAPMPGGMRLSFDQMAPKPEHHHHAAPMLYAPPPQSTAGAGAGAAGSPGGNVLGMGELMRKKRGRPRKYAPDGSMALALAPISSASAGGAAAPGQQQHGGFSISSPPSDPNAKRRGRPPGSGKKKQFEALGSWGIAFTPHILTVKAGEDVASKIMTFSQQGPRTVCILSANGAISNVTLRQPATSGGLVTYEGRFEIISLSGSFLLAEDGDTRSRTGGLSVALAGSDGRVLGGCVAGMLMAATPVQVVVASFIAEGKKSKPAEARKVEPMSAPPPQMPTFVPPPVATSPPSEGTSSASSDDSGSPINHSAMPFNHSGQHQHPHQHQHQHQHMPPAYASGGWSLSAHQQNRHDSDMKMMSN, encoded by the exons ATGGAGACCAAGGACGTGGCCCCGctccccgccaccaccgccgccggcgccgcggcgcccgtGCCTGCTCCGGCCGctcagccgccgccgtcttctatgccgccgccgccaccgcagcagcagcaacagcaccctccgccgccgccgttcgcgcagcagcaggcggccccggcgccgtcgcccgcgGCGCCCATGCCCGGCGGCATGCGCCTGTCGTTCGACCAGATGGCGCCGAAGCcggagcaccaccaccacgcggCGCCCATGCtgtacgcgccgccgccgcagtccaCCGCGGGCGCTGGCGCGGGAGCGGCAGGCTCGCCGGGCGGCAATGTGCTGGGCATGGGCGAGCTGATGCGCAAGAAGCGCGGGCGGCCGCGCAAGTACGCGCCCGACGGCAGCATGGCCCTGGCGCTGGCTCccatctcctccgcctccgccggcggcgccgcggcccccggccagcagcagcacggcggGTTCTCCATCAGCAGCCCCCCGTCCGACCCCAACGCCAAGCGCCGCGGCAGGCCCCCAGGCTCCGGCAAGAAGAAGCAGTTCGAAGCCCTGG GTTCTTGGGGCATCGCCTTCACCCCTCACATCCTCACCGTCAAGGCCGGCGAG GATGTTGCATCCAAAATAATGACGTTCTCGCAGCAAGGCCCTCGCACAGTCTGCATCCTTTCTGCTAATGGTGCAATTAGCAATGTGACTCTTCGGCAGCCAGCTACATCTGGTGGATTAGTTACTTATGAG GGGCGTTTTGAGATCATCTCACTATCTGGTTCTTTCCTGCTTGCGGAGGATGGTGACACTCGCAGCAGGACTGGTGGTTTAAGTGTTGCACTTGCAGGATCTGATGGACGAGTTCTTGGAGGATGTGTTGCTGGAATGCTCATGGCAGCAACTCCTGTTCAG GTTGTGGTGGCCAGTTTCATCGCAGAGGGCAAGAAATCAAAGCCAGCTGAGGCACGGAAGGTCGAACCGATGTCTGCTCCTCCACCACAGATGCCTACCTTCGTGCCACCTCCTGTGGCCACCAGCCCTCCATCGGAGGGCACATCCAGCGCATCATCCGATGACTCTGGCAGCCCGATCAACCACAGCGCCATGCCCTTCAACCACTCCGGCCAGCACCAGCACCctcaccagcaccagcaccagcaccagcacatGCCGCCTGCCTACGCATCCGGTGGGTGGTCCCTCTCTGCGCACCAGCAGAACAGGCATGACTCTGACATGAAGATGATGTCGAACTAA
- the LOC117840122 gene encoding 3-hydroxyisobutyryl-CoA hydrolase 1: MARGLPAATTWLSYPRPTSQRHPPFVMIPCGVFLLQLVLPSPGSSLLVFLLRRPVPGSLQRHPRARLPAPPEEGMASLPPAGAAGADSDQLLVEANDSTRTLILNRPKQLNALSSAMIMGLLRCFTAYEKDDGVKLLIMKGKGRAFCAGGDVAAVVRAINNGSWKYGADFFRNEFLLNYIIATYSKPQVSLLAGIVMGGGAGVSLHGRFRVVTENTVFAMPETALGLFPDIGASYFLSRLPGFYGEYVALAGARLDGAEMHACGLATHFVQINRLPSLEESLKKVDTSNPFVVCGIIDQFAQQPSLKENSSLNRLEIINKCFSKRTVEEIISALEQETSNSADEWIASTIQSLKKASPTSLKISLRSIREGRIQTVGECLRREYRMVCHVMRGDFSRDFFEGCRAILVDKDRNPKWMPPRLEQVHDEAVEQYFSRIDDPQWEDLDLPARRSYGRIIESKL, encoded by the exons ATGGCCCGTGGGCTGCCGGCTGCGACGACGTGGCTTTCGTATCCTAGGCCCACAAGTCAGAGACACCCGCCGTTCGTCATGATCCCGTGCGGAGTGTTCCTACTCCAATTAGTTTTACCTTCACCAGGCAGCAGTcttctcgtcttcctcctccggcgtccCGTCCCTGGGAGCCTCCAGCGCCATCCTCGGGCCCGCTTGCCTGCACCTCCCGAGGAAGGAATGGCCTCGCttcctcccgccggcgccgcgggcgccgACTCCGACCAG CTTTTGGTAGAAGCAAATGATTCTACACGGACACTGATTTTGAACAGGCCAAAGCAGCTGAATGCACTCTCCTCCGCAATG ATTATGGGACTCTTGAGGTGTTTCACTGCTTACGAGAAAGATGATGGAGTTAAATTGTTGATTATGAAG GGGAAAGGAAGAGCATTTTGCGCTGGAGGTGATGTTGCTGCAGTTGTCCGGGCTATAAACAATG GCAGCTGGAAATATGGTGCTGATTTCTTCCGAAATGAGTTTTTGTTAAACTACATCATTGCAACGTATAGCAAACCTCAG GTTTCTCTTCTTGCTGGAATTGTTATGGGTGGAGGCGCAGGTGTTTCCTTACATGGAAGGTTTCGAGTTGTGACCGAGAACACG GTTTTTGCAATGCCAGAGACAGCATTGGGACTCTTTCCAGATATAGGGGCTTCTTATTTTCTGTCTCGGCTACCTGGTTTCTATG GAGAGTATGTTGCTCTTGCTGGTGCAAGATTGGATGGTGCGGAAATGCATGCGTGTGGTCTGGCAACTCATTTTGTCCAGATAAAT AGGCTGCCATCACTGGAGGAATCACTTAAAAAGGTGGACACCTCCAATCCTTTTGTTGTGTGTGGTATTATTGATCAATTTGCTCAACAGCCATCACTGAAAGAAAACAGCTCTCTGAACAG GCTGGAAATCATCAACAAATGCTTTTCCAAAAGAACAGTTGAAGAAATCATATCTGCTCTT GAACAAGAAACTTCAAATTCGGCAGATGAATGGATTGCTTCTACAATCCAGTCCTTGAAAAAGGCCTCTCCTACCAGTCTGAAAATCTCTCTCAGATCG ATAAGAGAAGGGAGAATACAAACTGTTGGGGAGTGCTTGCGTCGGGAATATAGAATGGTTTGCCATGTCATGCGTGGTGACTTCAGCCGTGACTTCTTTGAG GGATGCAGGGCTATACTGGTAGATAAAGATCGAAACCCAAAG TGGATGCCTCCAAGGTTGGAACAAGTGCATGATGAGGCGGTTGAACAATATTTCTCCAGAATCGATGACCCACAGTGGGAAGATTTGGACCTACCTGCAAGACGTTCCTATGGAAGAATTATTGAGTCCAAGCTTTGA
- the LOC117840125 gene encoding uncharacterized protein produces the protein MTELQSSAKGTNEVQSQQPNPMATDSPAGDSGSLSVASNDNKVSREDIELVQNLIERCLQMYMNKGEVVRTLSTRARIEPGFTTLVWQKLEEENSEFFRAYYTRLKLKRQIILFNHLLQHQYNLMKYSSPPNVPLAPIQNGTHHVPVSNLPMGYPVLQQPIMPAPGQPHMDPMACGLSSDHVVNGIPAPGGYHPIRMDSGNDMVVDNGVPETPHAGATGSAMSSEMAVSPSSVASSNHAPFTPSEIPGMSMDVSTLDSTFGSDVGNPGLLQLGPDGSSRDSIRSFGQLWNFSLSDLTTDLTSLGDLEALENYAGTPFLPSDSDILLDSPDQDDIVEYFTDAINGSQSDEEKP, from the exons ATGACAGAATTGCAGTCATCAGCAAAAGGCACTAATGAAGTGCAAAGTCAGCAACCAAATCCAATGGCCACTGATTCTCCTGCAGGAGATTCTGGTTCTTTGTCAGTAGCTAGTAATGACAATAAGGTGTCTCGTGAAGACATTGAACTT GTCCAGAATTTGATAGAGCGCTGTCTACAGATGTACATGAACAAAGGAGAAGTTGTTAGGACTCTTTCTACTCGTGCAAGAATAGAACCTGGCTTCACTACTCTAG TATGGCAGAAACTCGAAGAAGAGAACTCTGAGTTCTTTAGGGCTTACTATACAAGGTTGAAATTGAAAAGGCAGATCATCTTGTTCAATCATTTATTGCAACACCAATACAATTTAATGAAATATTCATCACCTCCAAATGTTCCATTGGCTCCAATACAAAATGGGACTCACCACGTGCCAG TTAGCAATTTACCAATGGGGTATCCAGTACTGCAACAGCCTATTATGCCTGCTCCAGGCCAACCTCACATGGATCCAATGGCCTGTGGTCTCTCCAGTGATCATGTAGTGAATGGAATCCCTGCACCAGGTGGTTATCATCCAATTCGCATGGACTCCGGAAATGA CATGGTTGTGGACAATGGTGTGCCTGAAACACCGCATGCTGGTGCTACCGGCAGTGCTATGTCATCTGAGATGGCTGTGAGTCCCTCATCAGTGGCGTCAAGCAACCATGCTCCTTTTACGCCATCGGAGATACCAGGGATGAGCATGGATGTATCAACCCTAGATTCGACGTTTGGATCTGATGTAGGGAATCCTGGACTGCTGCAATTAGGACCTGATGGCTCGTCAAGAGACTCCATCAGATCCTTCGGGCAGCTCTGGAATTTCAGCCTTTCTGATCTAACAACAGATTTGACGAGCTTGGGAG ATTTGGAAGCACTTGAGAACTACGCTGGTACCCCTTTCCTGCCTTCGGACTCTGACATATTACTTGATTCCCCAGATCAGGATGACATAG TTGAGTATTTTACCGATGCCATCAACGGATCTCAATCAGATGAAGAGAAACCATAG